The following proteins are co-located in the Eleginops maclovinus isolate JMC-PN-2008 ecotype Puerto Natales chromosome 1, JC_Emac_rtc_rv5, whole genome shotgun sequence genome:
- the olfml3a gene encoding olfactomedin-like protein 3B isoform X1, with product MKPVFVLFVTTAWTLTGAQYYYQGLMDYLDNRLLAIEDRMQLWHDQSRRYHTELLNLKKLTAEAMDGLRNDHGAIFEDLKGAGVRVDRVEREMDYVETQTSPRACANRADKVVEQEAWGLHESRGEEDWEELQSMVSDCVEIISGIRSVKILKRVGSPKGMWTRDQRSSKVYVFNGTSGDTVHQFDSVRDFSRSPDDTGSRVIRLPSDWTSPGSAVYDGYLYYIQQEEDMDVQVVKYDLMSRSLTDIAIFPVESQASVYSLNPEVVADLAADDEGLWLLYAMSDSEPNINLAKMDPATLDIEQIWDTRCPRENAEAAFVICGTVYVVYNTRLASRSRIQCLFDVNEMVISEEAPLIYFPRRYGAHASLKYNPEEKQLYGWDDGYQIIYRLTMKRKLLV from the exons ATGAAGCCGGTGTTTGTCCTCTTTGTTACCACTGCCTGGACTTTAACTGGAGCCCAGTACTACTACCAGGGGCTGATGGATTATCTGGATAACAGGTTATTGGCTATTGAG GATCGTATGCAGTTATGGCACGACCAATCCCGCCGTTACCACACAGAGttgcttaatttaaaaaagctaaCCGCGGAAGCCATGGATGGGCTGAGGAACGATCACGGCGCCATTTTCGAGGATCTGAAAGGAGCTGGAGTTCGAGTAGACCGGGTGGAACGAGAGATGGACTACGTAGAAACCCAGACTTCCCCTCGGGCCTGTGCGAATAGGGCAGACAAGGTGGTGGAGCAGGAAGCCTGGGGGCTGCAtgagagcagaggggaggaagacTGGGAGGAGCTGCAGTCTATGGTCTCTG ACTGTGTGGAGATCATCTCTGGGATCAGATCAGTGAAGATCCTAAAGAGAGTGGGCAGTCCCAAGGGCATGTGGACCAGAGACCAAAGGTCGTCCAAAGTCTACGTCTTCAACGGGACGTCGGGAGACACCGTCCACCAGTTCGACTCTGTACGAGACTTTTCCCGCTCCCCGGACGACACCGGCAGCCGAGTGATACGACTTCCCTCTGATTGGACCAGTCCTGGCAGCGCTGTGTATGACGGATATCTGTACTACATTCAGCAGGAGGAGGATATGGACGTTCAGGTGGTCAAATATGACCTGATGAGTCGCTCGTTGACGGATATCGCCATATTCCCCGTCGAGAGCCAAGCAAGTGTCTACAGCCTCAACCCAGAAGTCGTAGCGGACCTCGCAGCCGACGACGAAGGCCTCTGGCTTTTGTACGCCATGAGTGACAGTGAACCTAACATCAACCTCGCAAAGATGGACCCCGCCACGCTCGATATAGAACAAATCTGGGACACCCGGTGCCCACGGGAGAATGCGGAGGCGGCTTTCGTCATCTGTGGCACCGTCTATGTCGTTTACAACACCCGTCTGGCCAGCCGGTCAAGAATCCAGTGCCTGTTTGACGTCAACGAGATGGTGATCAGCGAGGAGGCACCCCTCATATACTTCCCCAGGAGGTACGGAGCCCACGCCAGTCTGAAATACAACCCCGAGGAGAAGCAGCTCTACGGCTGGGACGACGGCTACCAAATCATTTACAGACTGACCATGAAGAGGAAGCTCCTGGTGTGA
- the olfml3a gene encoding olfactomedin-like protein 3B isoform X2, which yields MQLWHDQSRRYHTELLNLKKLTAEAMDGLRNDHGAIFEDLKGAGVRVDRVEREMDYVETQTSPRACANRADKVVEQEAWGLHESRGEEDWEELQSMVSDCVEIISGIRSVKILKRVGSPKGMWTRDQRSSKVYVFNGTSGDTVHQFDSVRDFSRSPDDTGSRVIRLPSDWTSPGSAVYDGYLYYIQQEEDMDVQVVKYDLMSRSLTDIAIFPVESQASVYSLNPEVVADLAADDEGLWLLYAMSDSEPNINLAKMDPATLDIEQIWDTRCPRENAEAAFVICGTVYVVYNTRLASRSRIQCLFDVNEMVISEEAPLIYFPRRYGAHASLKYNPEEKQLYGWDDGYQIIYRLTMKRKLLV from the exons ATGCAGTTATGGCACGACCAATCCCGCCGTTACCACACAGAGttgcttaatttaaaaaagctaaCCGCGGAAGCCATGGATGGGCTGAGGAACGATCACGGCGCCATTTTCGAGGATCTGAAAGGAGCTGGAGTTCGAGTAGACCGGGTGGAACGAGAGATGGACTACGTAGAAACCCAGACTTCCCCTCGGGCCTGTGCGAATAGGGCAGACAAGGTGGTGGAGCAGGAAGCCTGGGGGCTGCAtgagagcagaggggaggaagacTGGGAGGAGCTGCAGTCTATGGTCTCTG ACTGTGTGGAGATCATCTCTGGGATCAGATCAGTGAAGATCCTAAAGAGAGTGGGCAGTCCCAAGGGCATGTGGACCAGAGACCAAAGGTCGTCCAAAGTCTACGTCTTCAACGGGACGTCGGGAGACACCGTCCACCAGTTCGACTCTGTACGAGACTTTTCCCGCTCCCCGGACGACACCGGCAGCCGAGTGATACGACTTCCCTCTGATTGGACCAGTCCTGGCAGCGCTGTGTATGACGGATATCTGTACTACATTCAGCAGGAGGAGGATATGGACGTTCAGGTGGTCAAATATGACCTGATGAGTCGCTCGTTGACGGATATCGCCATATTCCCCGTCGAGAGCCAAGCAAGTGTCTACAGCCTCAACCCAGAAGTCGTAGCGGACCTCGCAGCCGACGACGAAGGCCTCTGGCTTTTGTACGCCATGAGTGACAGTGAACCTAACATCAACCTCGCAAAGATGGACCCCGCCACGCTCGATATAGAACAAATCTGGGACACCCGGTGCCCACGGGAGAATGCGGAGGCGGCTTTCGTCATCTGTGGCACCGTCTATGTCGTTTACAACACCCGTCTGGCCAGCCGGTCAAGAATCCAGTGCCTGTTTGACGTCAACGAGATGGTGATCAGCGAGGAGGCACCCCTCATATACTTCCCCAGGAGGTACGGAGCCCACGCCAGTCTGAAATACAACCCCGAGGAGAAGCAGCTCTACGGCTGGGACGACGGCTACCAAATCATTTACAGACTGACCATGAAGAGGAAGCTCCTGGTGTGA